One region of Polaromonas naphthalenivorans CJ2 genomic DNA includes:
- a CDS encoding DUF7281 domain-containing protein has protein sequence MSRALAAALARLLEGAANPLQAQACQASAFTALQRRALDDLARSTGALRLKPEGRGSVYEVISVEMLTTHLRALRPQQASEIDPALPRRAANIAQSRSSKGRSHGHALHYLLVKSITDGVIWRGKSPEAEEKQETQQRHDRAFDLSQATGTAGAGVLAITEDDDWRSDQPLWLVENQALFDRLDWLPPGAQGTVAYYAGQLPSRLLKWLACRPRAPEVIVFPDYDGVGLLNYARVLEVSASPTRFWLMPDWARLLTTYGSHAVWRNTQSDFEAAVARLEAVQAPQEVMEMCAALRAQGLALEHESVWLSPSEPGSH, from the coding sequence ATGAGCCGGGCCTTGGCGGCGGCGCTGGCCAGGCTGCTCGAAGGCGCTGCCAACCCTTTGCAAGCCCAGGCCTGCCAGGCCAGCGCGTTCACGGCGTTGCAGCGCCGCGCGCTCGATGACCTGGCGCGCAGCACGGGCGCGCTGCGGCTCAAGCCCGAAGGCCGGGGCAGCGTGTATGAGGTCATCAGCGTGGAGATGCTGACCACCCATCTTCGCGCCCTGCGTCCTCAGCAAGCCAGCGAGATCGACCCCGCCCTTCCCCGGCGCGCGGCCAACATCGCCCAGTCGCGCAGCAGCAAGGGCCGCTCGCACGGGCACGCGCTGCATTACCTGCTGGTCAAGTCGATCACGGATGGCGTGATCTGGCGTGGCAAGTCGCCGGAGGCGGAGGAAAAACAGGAAACCCAACAGCGGCATGACCGCGCTTTTGACCTGTCGCAGGCGACCGGTACGGCCGGCGCAGGGGTCCTGGCGATCACCGAAGACGACGATTGGCGCTCGGACCAGCCGCTCTGGCTGGTGGAGAACCAGGCCTTGTTTGACCGCCTGGACTGGCTGCCTCCTGGTGCCCAGGGCACGGTGGCGTATTACGCGGGTCAGCTCCCTAGCCGGCTGCTCAAGTGGCTGGCCTGCCGGCCCCGGGCCCCAGAGGTGATCGTGTTTCCAGACTACGACGGCGTTGGACTCCTCAACTACGCCAGGGTGCTGGAGGTTTCCGCCAGTCCCACACGCTTTTGGCTGATGCCCGACTGGGCAAGGCTGTTGACAACCTATGGCAGCCATGCGGTGTGGCGCAATACACAGAGTGATTTTGAAGCGGCTGTAGCACGCCTTGAAGCAGTACAGGCACCGCAGGAAGTGATGGAGATGTGCGCGGCACTCCGCGCCCAGGGCTTGGCGCTTGAGCATGAATCGGTGTGGCTCAGCCCAAGCGAGCCCGGCTCCCATTGA
- the tnpA gene encoding IS66-like element accessory protein TnpA: MASQTRITQVPKRRFYSPELKRQVVQTCAQPGASIAAVALQHGINANIVHRWIREHRQEMLVVQPQAFVPVTLSTEPEPVATQPVAVVRPEIRMELRRGASSVTVMWPSELASDCGAWLREWLR; encoded by the coding sequence ATGGCGAGCCAGACTCGCATCACCCAGGTCCCCAAGCGCCGGTTCTACAGCCCTGAGCTCAAGCGGCAGGTGGTCCAAACCTGCGCGCAGCCTGGCGCGTCCATTGCTGCCGTAGCGCTGCAACACGGCATCAATGCCAACATCGTGCACCGCTGGATACGTGAGCATCGCCAGGAAATGCTGGTCGTTCAGCCACAGGCGTTTGTGCCGGTCACTTTGAGCACGGAGCCCGAACCCGTTGCCACCCAACCTGTGGCGGTGGTCAGGCCAGAGATCCGCATGGAATTGCGGCGCGGCGCCTCCTCGGTGACGGTGATGTGGCCGAGCGAGCTGGCAAGCGATTGCGGCGCCTGGCTGCGCGAGTGGTTGAGATGA
- the tnpB gene encoding IS66 family insertion sequence element accessory protein TnpB (TnpB, as the term is used for proteins encoded by IS66 family insertion elements, is considered an accessory protein, since TnpC, encoded by a neighboring gene, is a DDE family transposase.) has translation MIRIDALWLATTPIDMRMGTERLLARVVQVFGAAQAHHGYLFANARGNRMKLLLHDGFGMWCAARRLNQGGFEWPRGAADMAPSLTLTKQQFDALVLGLPWSRLEQMQSITRV, from the coding sequence ATGATCCGCATCGACGCGCTGTGGCTGGCCACCACCCCGATAGACATGCGCATGGGAACGGAACGCCTGCTTGCACGGGTGGTACAGGTGTTCGGGGCGGCCCAGGCCCATCATGGATACCTCTTTGCTAACGCCCGTGGCAACCGCATGAAGCTGCTGCTGCACGATGGCTTTGGCATGTGGTGTGCGGCCCGGCGGCTCAACCAAGGCGGGTTTGAATGGCCGCGCGGCGCTGCCGACATGGCCCCCTCACTCACGCTGACAAAGCAGCAATTCGATGCCCTGGTGCTGGGACTTCCGTGGAGCCGGCTGGAACAAATGCAGTCGATTACGCGGGTGTAG
- the tnpC gene encoding IS66 family transposase, producing the protein MLRVDQLSAQDFVGLSPGAAAELAARVLAHVGEQSRQIESQAQAIEFRDAKIASITFELRRLKARQFAARTERMNAEQRQLFEETMAADQADLEAQLAALKAAFKVPGNAPDTDTPRKPKRQALPEHLKRVDHHHEPENTTCDCGQAMVRIGEDVSERLDIIPAEFFVHRHIRGKWACRCCQTLVQEPVEPHIIDKGMPTAGLVAHTTVSRFVDHIPYYRQEQINARSGVHTPRSTLASWSGQAGAALVPLYAAHREFVLSCAVVHADETPVAMLDPGAGKTKRAYVWAYARSGFDVSPGVVYEFCLGRGAKYPLEFLKGWSGTLVSDGYGVYEQVLKQETRIGAACFAHARRKFDELVKDRLSPVGTQAIQRMAALYKIERQVKNFSPEDRQAIRQSSAKPLCQDLHAWLKLERQRVPEGSATAKAIDYSLNRWEALTTYLADGNVQIDNNHLENLIRPWAMGRRAWLFAGSELAGQRAAVVMSLLQSAKLHGHDPWAYLKDVLTRLPGHMNSRIDELLPHRWQPQS; encoded by the coding sequence ATGCTCCGCGTCGACCAACTCAGCGCCCAGGACTTTGTCGGTCTGAGTCCCGGTGCCGCTGCCGAATTGGCCGCCCGCGTGCTGGCACACGTTGGCGAGCAGAGCCGGCAAATTGAATCCCAGGCCCAGGCCATCGAGTTCAGGGATGCCAAGATCGCCAGCATCACCTTTGAGCTGCGCCGCCTCAAGGCCCGGCAGTTTGCGGCCAGGACCGAACGCATGAATGCCGAACAGCGCCAGCTGTTTGAAGAAACGATGGCGGCCGACCAGGCGGATCTTGAAGCCCAGCTCGCAGCGCTGAAGGCAGCATTCAAAGTGCCGGGCAATGCTCCAGACACCGACACGCCTCGCAAGCCCAAACGCCAAGCCTTGCCCGAGCACCTCAAACGGGTGGACCACCACCATGAGCCAGAGAACACGACCTGTGACTGCGGCCAGGCCATGGTGCGTATCGGCGAAGACGTGAGCGAACGCCTGGACATCATTCCAGCCGAATTCTTCGTGCACCGCCACATCCGCGGCAAGTGGGCCTGCAGGTGCTGCCAGACCCTGGTGCAAGAACCGGTGGAGCCGCACATCATTGACAAGGGCATGCCCACGGCCGGTCTGGTGGCGCACACCACCGTGAGCCGCTTCGTTGACCACATTCCGTATTACCGCCAGGAACAAATCAACGCCCGCTCCGGCGTTCATACACCTCGCTCCACGCTGGCGTCGTGGTCTGGCCAGGCAGGCGCAGCTTTGGTGCCCCTGTATGCGGCGCACCGGGAGTTTGTTCTCAGCTGCGCAGTGGTGCACGCCGACGAGACGCCGGTGGCCATGCTGGACCCCGGCGCGGGCAAGACCAAACGGGCCTACGTCTGGGCTTATGCTCGAAGCGGCTTTGATGTCTCACCCGGCGTGGTGTATGAATTTTGCCTGGGCAGAGGGGCCAAATACCCGCTGGAATTCCTCAAGGGCTGGTCGGGCACGCTGGTCTCCGACGGGTACGGGGTGTACGAGCAGGTCCTCAAGCAGGAAACCCGCATCGGCGCAGCTTGTTTCGCACACGCACGTCGAAAGTTTGATGAACTGGTCAAGGACCGCTTGAGTCCGGTAGGCACGCAGGCCATCCAGCGCATGGCAGCGCTATACAAAATCGAACGCCAGGTCAAAAACTTCTCGCCTGAAGATCGGCAGGCCATCAGGCAATCGAGCGCCAAGCCGCTTTGCCAGGATCTGCACGCCTGGTTGAAGCTGGAGCGCCAACGAGTGCCCGAGGGCAGCGCCACGGCCAAGGCGATTGATTACAGCCTGAACCGCTGGGAAGCGCTGACAACTTACCTGGCCGATGGCAACGTCCAGATTGATAACAACCATCTTGAGAATTTGATTCGGCCATGGGCAATGGGACGCCGGGCATGGCTGTTCGCAGGCAGTGAGCTGGCCGGCCAACGTGCTGCTGTCGTGATGAGCTTGCTGCAGTCGGCAAAGTTACATGGCCATGACCCATGGGCTTATTTAAAGGACGTGCTGACGAGGCTGCCTGGCCACATGAACTCTCGCATCGACGAACTGCTGCCACACCGCTGGCAACCGCAATCCTGA
- a CDS encoding type II toxin-antitoxin system RelB/DinJ family antitoxin: MASTDIVRARIDGHVKEEASTVLAQMGLSVSDAIRMLLTRIATDKALPFDVNRRGSQRVSKKP; the protein is encoded by the coding sequence ATGGCGAGTACCGATATTGTCCGTGCCAGAATCGATGGGCATGTCAAGGAAGAAGCTTCCACCGTCTTGGCCCAGATGGGTCTGTCAGTGTCTGACGCCATTCGCATGCTTTTAACCCGAATTGCTACCGATAAGGCCCTGCCGTTCGATGTGAATCGCCGCGGTTCTCAGCGCGTTTCAAAGAAGCCATGA
- a CDS encoding ABC-three component system protein: MDRAQQLNYEKDFRIAFLEAKGDGFQHLFEKLMSKAYPNDFLACRPWGNVGDRKNDGYLPSARTLFQLYAPNDLKASEAIKKIREDFAGAKDHWEQHFDQWTFVHNAQDGRLGPHIIETLAELGQQNPHIKVGHCGYEEMLATFRELSLQDLESWFGLSLTLEANVNLGYDDLVAVLNHINVAPAMAVSEVKDVSRGKIEANLLSQAVADFLKIGMQKSPLVMQFFNHWKNPTYGEQIALAFKKQYIALRDATPTLHPDEIFGRLEAWAGGLANTTPRHRAAVLAVMAYLFDRCEIFEDAQGVRST; this comes from the coding sequence ATGGACCGCGCGCAGCAACTCAATTACGAAAAAGACTTTCGCATTGCCTTTTTAGAGGCCAAGGGCGACGGCTTTCAACACCTGTTCGAAAAACTCATGTCGAAGGCCTACCCCAACGACTTTCTCGCGTGTCGTCCCTGGGGCAATGTCGGAGACCGCAAGAATGACGGTTATCTGCCTTCAGCGCGAACCCTATTTCAACTCTATGCCCCGAACGACTTGAAGGCCTCGGAAGCCATCAAAAAGATAAGAGAGGATTTTGCAGGTGCCAAAGACCATTGGGAACAGCATTTCGACCAGTGGACGTTCGTTCACAACGCTCAGGATGGACGCCTCGGACCCCATATCATCGAAACACTGGCTGAACTCGGGCAGCAAAACCCCCATATCAAAGTAGGCCACTGTGGCTACGAGGAAATGCTCGCGACGTTTCGCGAATTGAGCCTGCAGGATCTGGAATCCTGGTTTGGCCTTTCCTTGACCTTGGAAGCGAACGTCAACTTGGGTTACGACGACTTGGTTGCAGTGCTCAATCACATCAATGTTGCCCCTGCAATGGCGGTGAGCGAAGTAAAGGATGTCTCGCGCGGAAAAATAGAAGCCAACCTGCTGTCACAAGCCGTCGCTGATTTTCTGAAAATTGGGATGCAGAAGTCGCCGCTGGTCATGCAATTCTTCAATCACTGGAAAAATCCGACCTACGGCGAGCAGATCGCCCTGGCGTTCAAGAAGCAATACATTGCACTGAGGGACGCGACGCCTACACTTCATCCCGACGAAATCTTCGGCCGACTGGAAGCTTGGGCCGGTGGGTTAGCCAACACGACGCCGCGCCACAGGGCGGCAGTGCTGGCGGTGATGGCCTACCTGTTCGACAGGTGTGAGATTTTTGAAGATGCCCAAGGAGTGAGGTCCACATGA
- a CDS encoding ABC-three component system middle component 6: protein MILPSKHLPQDRALLTVGGHVLTFLAHPKTVSALWEELNRPTDGVTAALPRRITYDWFLLALDLLYALGTIELDSGLVTRRTA, encoded by the coding sequence ATGATCCTGCCATCCAAGCATCTGCCGCAGGATCGCGCGCTTCTGACCGTGGGCGGCCACGTCCTGACGTTCCTGGCGCATCCCAAGACCGTCTCCGCGCTGTGGGAAGAATTGAATCGACCCACCGATGGCGTGACAGCGGCACTGCCCCGGCGCATCACCTACGATTGGTTTTTGCTCGCACTGGATCTTCTGTATGCGTTGGGGACCATAGAACTCGACAGCGGCTTAGTCACCAGGAGGACCGCGTGA